DNA from Sulfitobacter albidus:
TGTGACCATTGCAATACCAGCGCTGCGCGACATCGCGCGTGCGAGCCATGTTTTGCCCGTTCCGGGGGCCCCATAGAGCAGCATTGTATGGTTGATCTCGTGCCATTGTGCCTTTCCCGCTTTCCAAGCGAGAAGATCAGCAACGATACGTCGTGCGGCGGTAAGGGCCACGCCGTCACCATGCATGTCCTCCAGCCGCGGGCCTTCGGCTTGGGCATCGCGATGTGCAATTTGTCCCAGACGCGAGATTGCGTCATGCAGGATCGGTGCGCGCAGGGCGGCGCATAACTCGACCGTGGTCAGACCTTGCAGTTCTGGCTCGGACGGCAGGGCAGCACGCAAGTTTCCGCTACCGGCGGTCTGGTCAGCGAGATGCCCCGACGCAAGAAATTCGAGGACCACATCATGGGTAACGGGGGCCAAGATGAGCGGGTTCGGCACCGTAATCTGCAAAGCCTTTGGCAGCGTTATACCGTCGGTATGAAGGATGAGGATCGGTTCGATCTTGTCCATACTTTCTGTGACGAGGCGGTTGAAACGTGATTGCGCGGTCGTTGAAAGTGCGCCGTTCGTGAGATCGGGTCCAACAATGGTCCAACGTGATGGGAAGATATCGTTGATGGTTTCGGTAATGGTTTCCAGATCTGCAATCGGTATCCCGCTGACTACGGTGATGGCCCCGCAATTGAAGGCATCGCGTTCAACTTCTGACGATCCAACCGTGGCTGCAATCCGAATGGCAGACAGCAGCTTCCGGGCGGGGACATAGCGAGATGGCAACTGTGCCGTATCCGCAAAACGCTCGGCGGGTTCCGGGCCCTCAAATTTTTGAAAAAGGATATCCAACTCGGACGGTTCTTCATTATCGTCGGAAAGAAAAACACCATGGCGTTTGCGCAGGCGGTCAATCAAGGTGTCAGCGTAAGCCGACCAGGCGGGTTTTTGTGCTGTAGTTTTGGGCATAAACAAGCCCTCCATATAAATTATGCATTCGTTGGCCTCCGGCCGGCGCGGCCAGAGGGTGAAGTGATTTGGCGGTCAGGGTTATGAGACGCGCGGCGTGAAGTCGGTGGCGATCGCATCCAGTTCGGCGAGGATCGTTTCAGTCAGACGATCGTCGTAGATTTCCGACTTTACCTTGATATGACCTTTGTAAATCGCCGGATCGACGACTGCATCGGCGTAGTCGCGGCGGAATTTCCGGTGTAGCGCTTTTTCCTTCCGGATCGCGATTTGACCGGACGGCACCGCAACCTTTCTCAGGATCGCGCAAGGCATAGCGGGGTCCGAGATGAGTTGGTGATGCAAGCGGCTTTCGGGATTCTTGGAATATCCCAGCTTCACGAGGTTCCGGCTATTTGGGAGCGTGAATCGCATGGCATAGAGATGGCTCGGTGCGGCTGACCATTGTTCGCCACATCCACCACACGATAGCCGTCCAGTCTGGAGATTGGCCCTAGCGATACGTTGGGAATGGCCACAGTCTGTGTGCTGGTAGTGACGATAGTTGGGATTACCTTCCGGATCAGGGCCGAGCAAGGTCCAGCCTTGTTTAGTAGCCTCGTCTGTCTCGCTTTCTTTATGGCAAATATTACAGCGGATACCGGTCCGGCCTGCCGCAACGCGTTCGACTAGTTCGAGCTGACGGCGGATCTTGTGTCCGCAAGGGGCTTCATAGAACGCGTAATGCCGATCTTCAGGACAGCGGTCGATGTATGTGAGCCCAGCATTCTGCGCGGTGATGAGCCATCCGGTCTGCACACAATAGGGGCACAAAGGCTGTGCCGACATGACAGTGTAAAGGCGCGCCTTGATCAAGGCGCCGCACTGGTGACAGCGCAAGGCAACGTGGAGCCGATCAATGATCCGGTCCATGATATCGAAGCCCTTGGCCGTTGCCGCTTCGATCCAATGCGGCAGGATTTTTCCCGGAAATGTCGGAAAAGCTGTGTCGGAAATTGTAATTGTATTTGTCATTGAGATTCCTCCAGAGGTGCCGCCACTCGACACTAGCGCCAGAAGACGCGGCGCGTGAGTAAACGGCTGTAGATTTGAGAACGTGTTAGGGTGGATTTTCCTTCCCACGCATCGGGGAAGGAAAGCCGATTGGGCGGTCGCGTTAGAAGTCGAACGTCAGTTTGTCTGTCGCGCAATCACCCGACGAGGCATCATCAACGGGCGCCCCGTCGAACAACGGAAGACAGAGCATTGCGTTCACGAGATGGCGGCCATGGATCAGCAGGCCGTTCCGATGGATCGCTGTGGGCGACAGCCCAGCGGCTTGGAGCTTCGTGAAGAACATAAGCTGCATCTCAAATTGCAACGCTCGCGCACCGCCCGGTTCTTCGTGGCCGATCATCGTGTCGATGAGAAGAGTCATCCGTTTGAGGGGGATATCTTCACAGATCTCAAGTGGCAGGCAATGGACCTTACCGAGGGCGTCGGCGAGATGTTCAAATGCTCTCTCTGTGTCCGCTGCCCACATGGAGTAAGCTGGATCCTGACTGTGCGCGATATCTTCCAGATCACGCTCTGCGATGGTGAAAGCCTTGAGCGCTTTTAGAACATCACAAAATGCCAAAGAGATGCGGGTATTTTTCGGGGGTTCATGGCCCAGATCGGGCATGATAGGAACATATTTAGTCATCAGATTTCTCCTACGGAATGACGATGATCAGGACCTTGGCGAGAGTTACCGCTCTTGCCTTGGTCCGCTTATTATGTAATGTTGTAATCATATAGTCAAGCATATTTGAGGATGATTCGACATGCCTGAGCAGACAAAGAGAATCGGCCGCCCGAAAACCGATACGAAACCTGT
Protein-coding regions in this window:
- a CDS encoding GIY-YIG nuclease family protein, encoding MTNTITISDTAFPTFPGKILPHWIEAATAKGFDIMDRIIDRLHVALRCHQCGALIKARLYTVMSAQPLCPYCVQTGWLITAQNAGLTYIDRCPEDRHYAFYEAPCGHKIRRQLELVERVAAGRTGIRCNICHKESETDEATKQGWTLLGPDPEGNPNYRHYQHTDCGHSQRIARANLQTGRLSCGGCGEQWSAAPSHLYAMRFTLPNSRNLVKLGYSKNPESRLHHQLISDPAMPCAILRKVAVPSGQIAIRKEKALHRKFRRDYADAVVDPAIYKGHIKVKSEIYDDRLTETILAELDAIATDFTPRVS